In a single window of the Paenibacillus sp. MMS20-IR301 genome:
- a CDS encoding stage V sporulation protein D yields the protein MKVSKAVTRRRMLWTLLGLAVLFGSLAVRLAYVQLSQGEKLSAKAEESWRRNIPFTAKRGEILDREGTKLAYNISSPTIYAIPVQVKEKDKTASQLAPLLGMTEETLVTMLSQKKASVKLQPGGRKITMELAASIRDLQLPGIVVAEDNKRFYPFGDLAAHILGFTGIDNQGITGVENIYDKLLQGSAGNISYLSDAGGRLMPGSSEKYTDPQDGLSLQLTIDKQIQSIMERELDQAMVKYQAQGAWSIAMDPRNGEILAMASRPGYEPGAYKEYDAAVYNRNLPIWMTYEPGSTFKIITLAAALEEGKVDLQHEHFFDPGYVEVGGAKLRCWKKGGHGSQTFLEVVENSCNPGFVALGQRLGKDTLFKYIRDFGFGTKTGIDLNGEANGILFKPSQVGPVELATTAFGQGVSVTPIQQIAAVSAAINGGKLYTPHVAKAWINPDTGNVVSEVESEPVRQVISEETSKKVRAALESVVAKGTGRPAFIDGYRVGGKTGTAQKVINGRYSPTEHIVSFIGFAPADDPQIVVYTAVDNPKGIQFGGVVAAPIVQNILEDALLYLKVPQRKDQLPKTYKYGETPIVTVPDLTGATVQDIYEDLNMNFVLARSGSGNTVINQAPKAGARVEQGSTIRIYMGSSSE from the coding sequence ATGAAGGTTTCGAAAGCCGTAACTCGGCGGAGAATGCTGTGGACGCTGCTGGGACTGGCCGTATTGTTCGGTTCGCTGGCCGTGCGTCTTGCCTATGTACAGTTATCACAAGGAGAGAAGCTGAGCGCCAAGGCTGAGGAATCCTGGCGGCGGAATATCCCCTTCACTGCTAAACGAGGCGAAATATTGGACAGAGAGGGCACCAAGCTGGCCTATAACATCAGTTCGCCGACTATCTATGCGATTCCTGTGCAAGTGAAAGAGAAGGATAAGACAGCTTCGCAGCTGGCTCCGCTGCTCGGTATGACCGAGGAGACGCTGGTCACTATGCTGAGCCAAAAGAAAGCCTCGGTGAAACTGCAGCCCGGCGGCCGCAAAATTACGATGGAGCTTGCCGCGAGCATCCGTGATTTGCAACTGCCGGGCATCGTTGTGGCTGAGGATAACAAACGTTTCTATCCCTTCGGCGATTTAGCCGCGCATATTCTCGGCTTCACAGGCATCGACAATCAGGGCATAACCGGCGTAGAGAATATCTATGACAAGCTGCTTCAGGGCAGCGCGGGCAATATCTCCTATTTGTCCGATGCCGGAGGCCGGCTGATGCCCGGTTCCTCTGAGAAGTACACCGATCCGCAGGACGGGCTGAGCCTGCAGCTTACCATTGATAAGCAGATCCAGTCGATCATGGAACGTGAGCTTGATCAGGCAATGGTCAAATATCAGGCTCAGGGCGCATGGTCTATCGCAATGGACCCGCGAAACGGCGAGATATTGGCCATGGCCAGCCGGCCGGGTTATGAGCCGGGGGCCTATAAGGAATACGATGCTGCAGTATATAACCGTAATTTACCGATCTGGATGACCTATGAGCCGGGCTCGACCTTCAAGATCATTACTTTGGCTGCTGCGCTGGAGGAAGGCAAGGTCGATTTGCAGCATGAGCATTTTTTCGATCCCGGTTATGTAGAGGTCGGCGGTGCGAAGCTGCGCTGCTGGAAGAAAGGCGGGCATGGCAGCCAGACCTTCCTCGAGGTTGTGGAGAACTCCTGCAACCCCGGATTTGTGGCCCTTGGCCAGCGTTTGGGCAAGGACACCTTATTTAAATACATCCGTGATTTCGGCTTCGGCACGAAGACCGGAATAGACCTCAATGGAGAGGCGAACGGGATTCTGTTCAAGCCTTCCCAGGTAGGTCCGGTAGAGCTGGCGACTACTGCCTTCGGCCAGGGGGTATCTGTGACGCCCATCCAGCAGATCGCGGCGGTATCAGCGGCGATTAACGGCGGCAAGCTGTATACACCGCATGTTGCCAAAGCCTGGATCAATCCGGATACAGGAAATGTGGTCTCAGAGGTGGAGTCAGAGCCGGTGCGCCAGGTTATTTCCGAAGAGACCTCTAAGAAAGTGCGGGCTGCCCTTGAGAGCGTGGTTGCCAAAGGCACAGGCCGGCCGGCATTTATTGACGGCTACCGTGTGGGCGGCAAGACAGGGACGGCACAGAAGGTTATCAACGGCCGGTATTCTCCTACGGAGCATATCGTATCATTTATCGGGTTTGCACCAGCCGATGATCCGCAGATCGTGGTCTATACGGCAGTGGATAATCCTAAGGGGATCCAGTTCGGAGGTGTGGTTGCAGCACCGATTGTCCAGAATATTCTGGAGGATGCTCTTCTGTATCTGAAGGTGCCGCAGCGCAAGGATCAGCTGCCCAAAACTTATAAGTACGGTGAGACTCCGATCGTCACCGTTCCTGATCTGACCGGAGCGACAGTTCAGGATATTTATGAGGATTTGAATATGAATTTCGTGCTGGCCCGCTCAGGTTCAGGCAATACTGTAATCAACCAGGCACCTAAGGCGGGAGCCAGGGTGGAGCAGGGCTCGACTATCCGGATTTATATGGGGTCTTCCAGCGAATAA